One Desulforegula conservatrix Mb1Pa DNA window includes the following coding sequences:
- a CDS encoding ABC transporter ATP-binding protein, which produces MDTIITKGLTKKFGDLAAVENLSINVAEGECFGLVGPDGAGKTTTMRLLTSIMDPTSGDAWIDGLHIVKDSEAIKGKIGYMSQKFGLYPDLTVMENLNFYADIYCVPQKGRKEKIENLLSFSNLTPFKKRQAGRLSGGMKQKLGLACALIHTPRILFLDEPTNGVDPVSRRDFWKILYQLLKQKVTIFVSTSYLDEAERCNRLALIHKGNLIASGTPALIKKMMPSKILEISTLYPRKTAGVLKQNFTCADISLFGDRVHFSGTNISGDVENIESFLSNSGIEIKTIREIEPTLEDVFVSALKNGSENY; this is translated from the coding sequence ATGGACACGATCATTACAAAAGGCCTCACAAAAAAATTCGGGGATCTTGCGGCTGTTGAAAATCTGTCCATCAATGTGGCAGAAGGCGAATGCTTCGGTCTTGTCGGGCCTGACGGAGCAGGAAAGACAACAACTATGCGGCTTCTTACATCCATCATGGATCCGACATCAGGAGATGCATGGATTGACGGGTTACACATAGTTAAAGACAGCGAGGCAATCAAGGGGAAAATAGGATATATGAGCCAGAAATTCGGACTTTATCCTGACCTGACTGTAATGGAAAACCTCAATTTTTATGCCGATATTTACTGCGTGCCCCAAAAAGGCAGGAAAGAAAAGATCGAAAACCTTCTTTCCTTCAGCAATCTGACACCTTTCAAAAAAAGACAGGCAGGCAGGCTTTCAGGAGGAATGAAACAGAAACTCGGACTTGCCTGCGCACTGATCCATACTCCGAGAATTCTTTTTCTTGATGAGCCTACAAATGGGGTCGATCCGGTTTCAAGACGCGATTTCTGGAAAATCCTTTACCAGCTACTCAAGCAGAAAGTAACGATATTTGTGTCCACATCCTATCTTGACGAAGCTGAAAGGTGCAACAGACTGGCTCTTATCCATAAGGGAAACCTTATTGCGTCAGGAACCCCGGCCCTGATCAAAAAAATGATGCCGTCAAAAATACTTGAAATCAGCACGCTTTACCCAAGGAAAACGGCTGGGGTGCTGAAACAAAATTTTACCTGCGCTGATATAAGCCTATTTGGAGACAGGGTGCATTTTTCAGGAACGAATATAAGCGGTGATGTGGAAAACATAGAAAGTTTTCTTTCTAATTCAGGAATCGAAATCAAAACAATCAGAGAAATTGAACCGACTCTTGAGGATGTTTTTGTTTCAGCTCTCAAAAATGGTAGCGAGAATTATTAA
- a CDS encoding HlyD family secretion protein, with translation MNKKKILPLVVIIIAVSYFSYKKIELNRYRNSGVVKVSGNIEITDADLGFKIPGKISKRLVSEGEKIKEGQAVAIMDSSDLEKEKALREAEVELAKSQLAELDAGSRPEEIAQAAALARSVKADVEKLKSDFSRQSELFRKKVISDKEYEASKAAYDSAQARLKEAQERLSLYELGPRSEKLDQARANLHHAVAALELAETRLGYACIYSPLSGMVLSHHAEPGEYVGAGTPVATVGDLEHAWIRAFISETDLGMVKQGQKAVIITDTWPDKKFEGTVSFISSQAEFTPKTVQTEKERVKLVYRIKIDVPNQDMELKPGMPADAEILTKQD, from the coding sequence ATGAACAAAAAAAAGATATTGCCGTTGGTTGTCATCATAATTGCTGTTTCATACTTTTCATACAAAAAAATAGAGCTTAACAGATACAGAAACAGCGGTGTGGTAAAGGTTTCAGGCAATATCGAAATCACAGACGCTGATTTAGGGTTCAAAATACCGGGAAAAATTTCAAAAAGACTGGTTTCAGAAGGCGAAAAAATCAAGGAAGGCCAGGCAGTTGCCATAATGGACAGTTCTGACCTTGAAAAAGAAAAAGCCCTGAGGGAAGCCGAGGTCGAACTTGCCAAATCCCAGCTTGCCGAACTTGATGCAGGGTCAAGACCTGAAGAGATCGCCCAGGCAGCGGCACTTGCCAGATCTGTAAAAGCTGATGTTGAAAAGCTTAAGTCGGATTTTTCAAGACAAAGCGAACTTTTCAGGAAAAAGGTCATATCAGACAAGGAATACGAGGCAAGCAAGGCTGCCTATGATTCGGCCCAGGCTCGTCTCAAGGAAGCCCAGGAGAGGCTCTCTTTATATGAGCTCGGCCCAAGAAGCGAGAAATTAGATCAGGCAAGGGCAAATCTTCATCATGCGGTCGCAGCTTTAGAACTTGCTGAAACAAGACTTGGATATGCATGCATTTATTCTCCCCTTTCAGGTATGGTTCTGTCTCACCACGCCGAGCCAGGGGAATATGTCGGAGCAGGAACTCCGGTCGCAACTGTCGGAGATCTTGAGCATGCGTGGATAAGGGCATTTATCAGCGAGACAGATCTTGGCATGGTAAAGCAGGGGCAAAAAGCTGTTATAATCACCGACACATGGCCTGACAAAAAATTTGAGGGCACTGTCTCATTCATCTCTTCCCAGGCCGAGTTTACGCCAAAAACAGTCCAGACTGAAAAAGAAAGGGTCAAGCTTGTCTACAGAATCAAGATTGATGTTCCGAATCAGGATATGGAGCTTAAGCCTGGGATGCCTGCGGATGCTGAAATACTTACGAAACAGGATTAA
- a CDS encoding TetR/AcrR family transcriptional regulator has translation MSLEKLDTETRKKQIASAAFEIIALKGTKGLSISGISKKIGLVPSAIYRHFKSKEEILDAVIDLVKEGLTGIAKEAGNEERNPIDQLRRLVALHAGFIMSNKALPRIMFSEDVIAGKNHRRDKVYEAQSAYITEIGEIISSGQKTGEIRPEIDPSAAAVMFIGIVLPAGIFWHMSSEQFDMLKQVEASWKMYLSAIKA, from the coding sequence ATGAGCCTGGAAAAACTCGACACAGAAACCAGAAAAAAGCAGATCGCTTCCGCAGCCTTTGAAATAATAGCCCTCAAAGGCACAAAGGGTCTTAGCATATCGGGTATATCAAAAAAGATCGGTCTTGTGCCGTCCGCAATCTACAGGCATTTCAAGAGCAAGGAAGAAATCCTTGATGCAGTGATTGATCTCGTAAAAGAAGGACTTACCGGCATTGCAAAAGAAGCTGGAAACGAAGAACGCAATCCCATTGACCAGTTAAGGAGGCTTGTCGCTCTTCATGCAGGATTCATAATGTCCAATAAAGCCTTGCCAAGAATCATGTTTTCGGAAGACGTGATAGCCGGGAAGAACCACAGAAGGGACAAGGTTTATGAAGCCCAGTCAGCCTATATCACAGAGATAGGGGAAATTATCTCAAGTGGCCAGAAAACCGGGGAAATCAGACCTGAGATTGATCCTTCAGCCGCTGCCGTAATGTTCATTGGCATTGTTCTTCCAGCAGGTATATTCTGGCATATGAGCTCTGAGCAGTTCGATATGCTGAAGCAGGTTGAAGCATCCTGGAAAATGTATCTTTCGGCTATAAAGGCTTAA
- a CDS encoding CAP domain-containing protein, with translation MANKIFFLIFITLTINGVALAGETTALSAPMSASIFKKINEFRDEPYKKIKEFAEKERIADKLPEWVEGLNGTRLPRLNFNSELIGTSSAHIDDMANRNYFSERSPEGVGVSERLGAAGINNQLSRESIGIVLFRNYIDPVLAEDSVFTTLIKYELSKQSLGDTLVFNSAITDMAVSVKSSTYKVQGRFFNSYIAVMDGIKSDNNTARMEIASKLIVLINQARQKPLKIMESHGMDISSYVETLSYEKSFPSLFKIDYKADEFTKYGINRLPESEYYGISKNNINIEPIVNFRTSLIKDISQNTEPSGTQGLNHYNVNMITEEFFSELLKSDLSPENQKTIILNQDLNKVYAESNINQVNEGENIKSEIVLNLSAWNEISEQYYSAGVIFVDADGDNLYDPGEEKSLEQILFFDKGIHARTDLSGGYYLNIDDPSFWLVIFDEEKGLVIHPNKINEFNGFSLVDLNAINQ, from the coding sequence ATGGCAAATAAAATATTCTTTTTAATCTTTATAACGCTGACCATTAATGGTGTCGCCCTTGCTGGTGAAACCACGGCTCTGTCAGCACCCATGTCTGCTTCGATCTTTAAAAAAATAAATGAATTCAGGGACGAGCCATACAAAAAAATTAAGGAGTTCGCCGAAAAGGAAAGAATTGCAGATAAGCTCCCGGAATGGGTTGAAGGGTTGAACGGAACGCGTCTTCCCAGGTTGAATTTTAATTCGGAGCTGATTGGCACATCCTCTGCTCATATAGATGATATGGCGAACAGAAATTATTTTTCAGAAAGAAGCCCGGAGGGCGTCGGGGTATCTGAAAGACTTGGGGCTGCCGGAATCAATAATCAGCTTTCAAGAGAATCAATTGGTATAGTGCTCTTCAGAAATTATATAGACCCTGTACTTGCCGAAGACTCTGTTTTTACAACTTTGATAAAATATGAGCTTTCAAAGCAAAGTTTGGGCGATACTCTTGTATTCAATTCGGCGATCACAGATATGGCGGTTTCTGTCAAATCCTCAACATATAAAGTTCAGGGACGTTTTTTTAATTCATACATCGCGGTGATGGACGGAATAAAATCTGATAATAATACGGCACGTATGGAAATTGCTTCAAAGCTTATTGTCCTTATTAATCAGGCAAGACAGAAGCCTTTGAAAATAATGGAAAGTCATGGCATGGATATTAGCTCATATGTAGAAACCCTTAGTTATGAAAAATCGTTTCCTTCTCTTTTTAAAATTGATTATAAAGCAGATGAATTTACTAAATATGGTATAAATAGGTTGCCTGAATCCGAATATTATGGTATCAGCAAAAACAATATAAATATTGAACCCATAGTCAATTTCAGGACCTCGCTAATAAAAGATATTAGTCAAAATACCGAACCATCAGGAACTCAAGGCCTAAATCATTATAATGTAAACATGATCACGGAAGAGTTTTTCTCAGAATTGCTGAAATCAGATCTTTCGCCGGAAAATCAAAAAACAATTATTCTGAACCAGGATCTGAACAAAGTATATGCCGAGTCAAATATCAATCAGGTAAATGAAGGCGAAAACATAAAGTCTGAAATAGTTCTGAATCTTTCCGCGTGGAACGAAATATCGGAACAGTATTACTCAGCTGGAGTAATATTCGTGGATGCGGATGGAGACAACCTCTATGATCCAGGTGAGGAAAAAAGCCTTGAGCAGATATTGTTTTTTGACAAAGGCATTCATGCAAGAACAGATTTATCAGGCGGATATTATCTGAATATAGATGATCCTTCTTTCTGGCTTGTGATATTTGATGAAGAGAAAGGCCTTGTCATACATCCTAACAAAATTAATGAGTTTAATGGATTTTCGCTTGTTGATTTGAATGCAATTAATCAGTAG
- a CDS encoding bifunctional UDP-sugar hydrolase/5'-nucleotidase: protein MRKENQNVVLLDCGDMFTKSKKPSELRAKTIARSMDLMKYDAVNLADEEVNMGLSFFTETATEFHMPMVSANVKFKKETDRKLLKTIIVKSLSGLKVGITGVTPEVFFKGDVSDKNNLIIDQDIHKALTSSVAEMKKEGADFTIALTHMSNEAARNFLQLNDVPGLSLAIGGHGRFLSPDAVKIKETYFVQNSASGEHLGVIKVRFNDKNVPVSLAYNDVTLSMDLPEEPKIAQIVKNFDLESIKIEEESRKTEDKVKEAEALKKVLDLKPEEFVKKMKGKEGQTVPLD from the coding sequence TTGCGTAAGGAAAACCAGAATGTTGTTCTTCTTGATTGCGGCGATATGTTTACTAAGTCGAAAAAACCGTCTGAATTAAGAGCAAAAACGATTGCAAGATCAATGGATCTAATGAAATATGACGCAGTCAATCTTGCGGATGAAGAAGTAAATATGGGACTTTCTTTTTTTACTGAAACAGCAACTGAATTCCATATGCCCATGGTTTCTGCAAATGTTAAGTTTAAAAAGGAAACAGACCGTAAGTTGCTAAAAACTATCATTGTCAAGAGCCTCAGTGGGCTTAAAGTAGGTATAACCGGTGTTACTCCCGAAGTTTTTTTTAAAGGGGACGTTTCAGATAAAAATAATCTGATTATTGACCAGGATATTCATAAAGCTCTAACCTCATCAGTGGCAGAGATGAAAAAAGAAGGCGCTGATTTCACCATTGCTCTTACTCATATGTCTAATGAGGCGGCAAGAAATTTTCTACAGCTAAATGACGTACCAGGACTTTCTCTGGCTATAGGCGGACATGGCAGATTTCTTTCACCGGACGCTGTCAAAATCAAAGAAACGTATTTTGTCCAGAACAGCGCGTCAGGAGAACATCTCGGAGTTATTAAGGTCAGGTTTAATGATAAGAATGTCCCGGTTTCTCTTGCGTATAATGACGTTACTTTATCTATGGACCTGCCTGAGGAGCCTAAAATAGCACAGATTGTAAAGAATTTTGACCTTGAGAGTATCAAGATAGAAGAAGAATCCCGCAAGACAGAGGATAAAGTCAAAGAGGCCGAAGCCTTGAAAAAAGTGCTTGATCTTAAACCTGAGGAATTTGTTAAAAAGATGAAGGGTAAAGAAGGTCAGACAGTGCCTTTGGACTAA
- a CDS encoding tetratricopeptide repeat protein — translation MRFTFFKKINFLIVFFVLSTSLNAFAAEPDTKQLMIEAGKYTQEGNFQKARETYEKAVKIDPRIKPLMHQNIGIGYATKGRYQEAINEFNTAVTLNPKDIMARYNLAQAYQLTGNNEAAIKEYKKIIEINPKLDWAHFNMGSILSTTGKKDEAIDAMTAAVKINPSLGPTAYFEIGKIYAELGVIEASKQSFEKVVSLNPKNTAAYNELGLIAMGMNDEKTAVEMFNKANEIDPLFAESYANLGALHMAKKEPEKAIPLFAKALECKPTLDNVVINLATAYRDTKNYKTALEYAKKAQTMGNKNAATLIESIEARLRGEE, via the coding sequence ATGAGATTCACTTTTTTTAAAAAAATTAATTTTCTTATAGTTTTTTTTGTTCTTAGCACCTCACTAAACGCATTTGCAGCTGAGCCAGATACTAAACAGCTCATGATTGAAGCCGGGAAATATACCCAGGAAGGAAATTTTCAGAAGGCCAGGGAAACCTATGAAAAAGCGGTAAAGATTGACCCCAGAATCAAACCTCTGATGCACCAGAATATTGGTATTGGATATGCCACAAAAGGAAGATACCAGGAAGCAATCAATGAGTTCAATACCGCAGTGACCTTGAACCCCAAAGATATCATGGCAAGATACAATCTTGCCCAAGCTTATCAATTAACAGGCAACAACGAGGCTGCAATAAAAGAGTATAAAAAAATAATAGAAATAAATCCTAAGCTTGACTGGGCACATTTTAATATGGGGTCTATTCTAAGCACTACAGGCAAAAAAGATGAAGCCATTGATGCCATGACAGCAGCGGTTAAAATAAACCCAAGCTTAGGGCCAACAGCATATTTTGAAATTGGTAAAATATACGCTGAACTTGGTGTTATTGAAGCCTCCAAGCAGTCATTTGAAAAAGTCGTATCACTTAACCCCAAAAATACCGCAGCATATAATGAATTAGGGCTTATTGCCATGGGGATGAACGACGAAAAAACGGCAGTTGAAATGTTCAATAAAGCCAATGAAATTGATCCGCTGTTTGCAGAATCCTATGCAAATTTAGGTGCGCTTCATATGGCAAAAAAGGAACCTGAGAAAGCTATTCCTCTGTTTGCCAAAGCTCTTGAGTGCAAGCCTACCCTTGATAATGTAGTAATAAACCTTGCAACAGCATACAGAGATACAAAAAACTATAAAACAGCTCTTGAATACGCAAAAAAAGCTCAGACAATGGGTAACAAGAACGCGGCTACTCTCATAGAAAGCATTGAAGCCAGGTTAAGAGGTGAAGAATAG
- a CDS encoding two-component system sensor histidine kinase NtrB, whose amino-acid sequence MIHNKALLKSFIVFMTVFICLMLTKAYNHIIPDHNTDIYIFRIMVPEWLIKSIPAFFSLPISFLSGLLSYIMLEKTDRLADANKKMSEINRLLEMEINQKNKVQKDLEDSEKRFREMADLLPSVICEADLNLKVTYANELGLKMFEISREEFEQGFNGLALIHPEELELTSERIARVLQGESIDTIDTRMCTRNGRVMNVIRNTNAIKKDGKVCGLRMCITDVSEQKAMQRELMHTSRMKSVAILAGGIAHKFNNLLNIITGHLELMQLENEENTSVLKSIPPAFDAAKQMVKLTDLLLNYSKGGQLNLDSIDMNSLIEKMLLRFRNQLSDTISIFFENTSPAIFAEADRMQIETVIQSVIQNSIEAINKNGKINIRIEEIISPSDIGLKHPEADPDKKFIAVKIEDNGQGMEQKTLDNLFDPFFSTKFPGRGLGMAAAYGIITAHGGWIDAFSHPSKGTCISVYIPSADKSDRKY is encoded by the coding sequence ATGATACATAATAAAGCCCTGCTCAAGTCATTCATCGTCTTCATGACTGTTTTCATCTGCCTAATGCTCACAAAAGCATACAATCACATCATCCCCGATCACAATACTGACATTTATATATTCAGGATCATGGTTCCTGAGTGGTTAATCAAATCGATACCGGCTTTTTTCTCTCTGCCAATTTCGTTTCTCTCTGGCCTCTTGTCATACATAATGCTGGAAAAAACAGACAGACTTGCAGACGCTAATAAAAAAATGTCCGAAATAAACCGTCTTCTTGAGATGGAAATAAACCAGAAAAACAAGGTACAGAAAGACCTCGAGGACAGCGAGAAAAGATTCAGGGAAATGGCCGACCTTCTTCCCTCCGTCATCTGCGAGGCAGATCTCAACCTAAAGGTCACATATGCAAATGAGTTAGGACTTAAAATGTTCGAAATTTCAAGGGAGGAGTTTGAACAAGGATTTAATGGGCTTGCACTTATTCACCCCGAAGAGCTCGAATTAACAAGCGAGAGAATTGCAAGAGTTCTGCAAGGAGAATCTATAGACACGATTGATACAAGGATGTGCACAAGAAATGGCCGAGTCATGAACGTTATAAGAAATACCAATGCCATTAAAAAAGACGGAAAAGTTTGTGGTCTCAGAATGTGCATAACCGATGTTTCAGAACAGAAAGCCATGCAGAGGGAGCTTATGCACACAAGCAGGATGAAATCAGTGGCTATTCTTGCTGGTGGTATTGCCCACAAATTCAACAATCTCCTGAACATCATAACCGGACATCTTGAACTTATGCAGCTCGAAAACGAGGAAAATACCTCTGTTTTAAAAAGCATTCCTCCTGCATTTGATGCAGCAAAACAAATGGTAAAGCTTACTGATCTGCTTCTTAATTACTCCAAGGGAGGTCAGCTGAATCTTGACTCAATAGACATGAATTCGCTTATTGAAAAAATGCTCCTCAGATTCAGAAACCAACTGTCAGATACCATCAGTATTTTTTTCGAAAACACCTCTCCTGCAATTTTTGCTGAAGCAGACAGAATGCAGATTGAGACAGTAATTCAAAGCGTTATACAGAATTCCATAGAGGCGATTAATAAAAACGGGAAAATTAATATCAGGATAGAAGAAATAATATCGCCTTCTGATATAGGGCTAAAACATCCTGAAGCAGATCCTGATAAAAAATTCATAGCAGTAAAAATTGAAGATAATGGGCAGGGCATGGAGCAAAAAACCCTGGACAATCTATTTGATCCTTTCTTTTCCACCAAATTCCCGGGCCGGGGGCTTGGCATGGCAGCAGCCTACGGCATTATCACGGCCCATGGCGGCTGGATAGACGCATTTTCTCATCCATCCAAAGGAACATGCATCAGCGTATACATCCCTTCAGCAGACAAATCAGACCGGAAATATTAG
- the rsmA gene encoding 16S rRNA (adenine(1518)-N(6)/adenine(1519)-N(6))-dimethyltransferase RsmA, translating into MTSPKMLLGSSGLKAKKQLGQNFLSDPSTSKMIVERSGITDQDTVFEIGPGLGSLTIQIARCASKVVAIEKDTTIIPVLKTELEAASISNVEIINTSILDFELPELENGHDTKDQRFIMMGNLPYNISSQILAVLVENRKKFKKAVFMLQKELVQRITSPPGSRNYGRISVLVQYCGDIKVLAEIKKHLFFPAPDVDSSVIEITIPEEPQYMPLNEKCFFDTVRSAFGQRRKTLKNSLAGGFVGLDHGQAEKVLIKSGIDPVRRAETLAVADFVRLSDEVHRLSEKQI; encoded by the coding sequence ATGACCTCACCCAAAATGCTTCTTGGATCTTCCGGTCTCAAGGCAAAAAAACAGCTGGGACAAAATTTTCTCTCAGATCCTTCAACTTCAAAAATGATTGTGGAAAGGTCTGGCATAACTGATCAGGACACTGTTTTTGAAATAGGCCCCGGGCTTGGAAGCCTGACAATCCAGATTGCCAGGTGCGCATCAAAAGTTGTGGCCATTGAAAAAGACACGACAATTATTCCAGTTCTTAAAACCGAACTCGAAGCAGCTTCAATATCGAACGTGGAAATAATAAATACAAGTATTCTTGATTTTGAACTTCCTGAGCTTGAAAACGGTCATGATACTAAAGACCAAAGATTTATCATGATGGGTAACCTGCCTTATAATATCTCGTCACAGATTCTTGCGGTTCTTGTGGAAAACAGAAAAAAATTCAAGAAAGCCGTTTTCATGCTCCAGAAAGAACTTGTCCAGAGAATCACTTCTCCGCCAGGATCAAGAAATTATGGAAGGATATCGGTACTGGTTCAATATTGCGGAGACATAAAGGTTCTTGCAGAAATCAAGAAGCATCTATTTTTCCCTGCTCCTGATGTGGATTCTTCTGTTATCGAGATAACAATACCTGAAGAACCTCAATACATGCCTTTAAATGAAAAGTGCTTTTTTGACACAGTAAGATCTGCCTTCGGACAAAGAAGAAAGACTCTCAAAAACTCACTTGCAGGTGGTTTTGTGGGTCTTGACCACGGCCAGGCTGAAAAAGTGCTTATCAAATCAGGAATAGACCCTGTAAGGCGGGCAGAAACACTTGCTGTGGCAGATTTTGTAAGACTGTCCGATGAAGTACACAGACTTTCTGAAAAACAGATTTGA
- a CDS encoding L-fuculose-phosphate aldolase — translation MIISTELEKIMAEIVTFGRKMLEDGLTAGSGGNLSVYMRDVNIIAITPSGLGYMEMDTDDVVLLDGDGRAIRPGLKPSSELGFHIASYRARPDVSAVVHTHSPFATTFACLRMEIPAVHYLVGFAGKKVSVAPYATFGSDGLAASVGEHISDRNAVLLANHGLVAIGKDLAYAYNVALEVEYTARIYHQSLAIGRPFILDDDEMDRVIKKFETYGKPSVA, via the coding sequence ATGATAATCAGCACTGAGCTTGAAAAGATAATGGCAGAAATAGTCACGTTCGGAAGAAAAATGCTTGAAGACGGTCTCACAGCCGGTTCGGGCGGGAATCTGAGCGTTTATATGAGGGATGTCAATATCATCGCAATAACTCCGAGCGGTCTTGGTTACATGGAAATGGATACTGATGACGTTGTACTTCTTGATGGAGATGGCAGGGCCATAAGGCCGGGGCTTAAACCATCAAGTGAACTTGGATTCCATATTGCCTCTTACAGGGCAAGGCCAGATGTTTCGGCCGTTGTGCATACCCACTCGCCATTTGCCACCACATTTGCCTGCCTCAGGATGGAAATCCCTGCGGTACATTATCTTGTCGGCTTTGCCGGTAAAAAAGTTTCTGTTGCTCCATATGCTACTTTTGGTTCCGATGGACTCGCTGCTTCAGTCGGCGAGCATATATCGGACAGAAATGCCGTGCTTTTAGCAAATCATGGACTCGTTGCCATAGGCAAGGACCTTGCCTATGCTTACAATGTCGCGCTTGAGGTAGAATATACAGCCAGGATTTATCATCAGTCCCTCGCCATTGGCAGACCTTTTATTCTTGATGATGATGAGATGGACAGGGTAATTAAAAAGTTTGAAACATATGGTAAGCCGTCGGTCGCATAA
- a CDS encoding tetratricopeptide repeat protein, giving the protein MIKFIFICIVLIMPLSGCALKNGAEVQDKIYECDEEADNCLMSGDIEKGVRLHEEYVKTHPKNATAFYHLGYALGLMGAKEAEIFYYEKSAALGYKKNGDLYFNLGMAYSETENYEKAEKAFLKSISIQPGRLEARLNLARLYIEYFKTPDKAEEQLIIILGIDPENQGAHELMRNLAAPE; this is encoded by the coding sequence ATGATTAAATTTATTTTTATATGCATCGTTCTAATAATGCCGCTTTCAGGATGTGCATTAAAAAACGGCGCAGAAGTTCAGGACAAGATTTACGAATGCGACGAAGAAGCCGATAACTGCCTCATGTCAGGAGATATTGAAAAAGGAGTCAGGCTTCATGAAGAATATGTTAAAACACACCCTAAAAATGCAACCGCATTTTATCATCTTGGCTATGCACTTGGGCTAATGGGAGCCAAAGAGGCCGAAATCTTTTATTATGAAAAATCAGCTGCACTTGGCTACAAAAAAAACGGAGATCTTTACTTCAACCTTGGTATGGCATACTCTGAAACCGAAAATTATGAAAAAGCAGAAAAAGCGTTCCTGAAATCCATAAGCATACAGCCAGGAAGATTAGAAGCCAGGCTGAATCTTGCGAGACTGTATATTGAATACTTCAAAACACCTGATAAGGCAGAGGAACAGCTTATTATTATTCTTGGAATAGACCCGGAAAATCAGGGTGCGCATGAATTGATGAGAAACCTTGCAGCGCCTGAATAG
- a CDS encoding DUF4405 domain-containing protein, whose amino-acid sequence MSQKSTYYWFINVVNMILFVLLAVTGVINWLLPPGHGGESFLISIKHFMRDIHEWAGFIFIVFGIIHVVVHWTYIKNNLAKYGIFKN is encoded by the coding sequence ATGTCGCAGAAATCTACTTATTACTGGTTTATAAATGTTGTTAACATGATTTTATTTGTATTGCTTGCTGTAACGGGAGTTATTAACTGGCTTCTGCCACCTGGACATGGAGGAGAGAGCTTTTTGATTTCCATCAAACATTTCATGCGCGACATTCATGAATGGGCAGGCTTTATCTTTATTGTTTTTGGAATAATACACGTTGTTGTACACTGGACTTATATTAAAAATAATCTGGCAAAATACGGCATATTTAAAAATTAG
- a CDS encoding M48 family metallopeptidase, with amino-acid sequence MKLSKRIITMSLLLFVIPACATVPFSGRSQLDLIPQQTMLATSFSQYDEFLKQNKISSDKQKTEQVRNVGRRIQAAVEDYFREKNMTSVISGYSWEFNLVENDEINAWCMPGGKVVVYSGILPITKNDGGLAVVMGHEIAHAVAKHGNERMSQALMAQLGGVALNVAMQDKPAETRMLWTAAYGAGTQVGVLLPFSRLHESEADQLGLIFMAMAGYDPETAVDFWSRMASKQGGKTMPEFLSTHPSDDTRISKIKAMLPEAKKYYKKRN; translated from the coding sequence ATGAAGCTATCAAAAAGAATCATCACCATGTCCCTGCTGCTCTTTGTAATTCCGGCATGCGCGACAGTTCCATTCTCGGGAAGAAGCCAGCTTGACCTCATACCTCAGCAGACCATGCTTGCAACAAGCTTCAGTCAGTACGACGAATTTTTGAAACAGAACAAGATAAGCTCAGACAAGCAAAAAACTGAACAGGTCAGAAATGTTGGCAGAAGAATCCAGGCAGCTGTCGAGGATTATTTCAGGGAAAAGAACATGACCAGCGTTATTTCAGGCTATTCATGGGAATTCAACCTTGTTGAAAATGATGAAATCAATGCCTGGTGCATGCCTGGCGGAAAAGTTGTGGTCTATTCCGGAATTCTTCCAATAACCAAAAACGATGGCGGACTGGCTGTTGTAATGGGTCACGAAATAGCCCATGCAGTGGCAAAACACGGCAATGAGCGCATGAGCCAGGCGCTGATGGCCCAACTTGGTGGAGTTGCGCTGAATGTCGCCATGCAAGATAAACCGGCTGAAACAAGAATGCTTTGGACAGCTGCATATGGTGCAGGAACCCAGGTTGGCGTACTCCTTCCTTTCAGCAGGCTTCATGAAAGCGAAGCTGACCAGCTCGGACTCATTTTTATGGCCATGGCTGGTTATGATCCTGAAACAGCCGTGGATTTCTGGTCAAGAATGGCAAGCAAACAGGGAGGAAAAACTATGCCTGAATTCTTAAGCACTCATCCTTCGGATGACACGAGAATATCAAAAATTAAAGCAATGCTTCCAGAGGCGAAAAAATACTACAAAAAGCGCAATTAA